From Deltaproteobacteria bacterium, the proteins below share one genomic window:
- a CDS encoding DUF1446 domain-containing protein, which translates to MTEKDEKLIIANFSGFFGDRFSAAWEMIEGGPIDVLTGDYLAELTMAILLKQKMKDPAKGYAHTFLKQMEKVMGSCLDKNIRVVSNAGGLNPKGLAEELQKVARALGLHPTIAYIEGDDLMPRLKDLQEKGEALTHLDTDVALKDAKGMPITANAYLGGWGVAQALEKGADIVVGGRLADAALVMGPAAWHFGWRRTDWNRLAGAAVAGHIIECSGQACGGNYSFVDEIPSYSNVGFPLAEMHADGSFVITKHPGTGGIVSVGTVTAQLMYEVRDPRYLTPDVATRFDTIEIAQEGPDRVAVRGVCGEPPPDTTKVCINNLAGHGNTMTLLLAGLDIEKKAKIIEDTLFEALGGKDALQTVAVELIRADKSNPPTNEEAYAYLRLGIQDPDPKKVAMFSTKFVELALCTVPGLALTAPPDKGRPIIQHWPTLVAMREVPQTVVMDAESVVVEPTLFEGDAPVPEPAAVNIPAAPSGPTTAVPLGRLFAARSGDKGGNANLGIWAKTPEAFAFLRQFLSVQKLKELMPDMASYDIERYELPNLLALNFYVKGVLGDGVSASLRMDPQAKTLGEYLRTKVVDIPQSLLQAG; encoded by the coding sequence ATGACGGAAAAGGACGAAAAACTCATTATTGCCAACTTCAGCGGATTTTTCGGGGACCGCTTCAGTGCCGCCTGGGAGATGATAGAAGGCGGTCCCATCGATGTTTTGACGGGAGATTACCTGGCGGAGCTGACCATGGCCATTCTCCTGAAGCAGAAGATGAAGGACCCGGCCAAGGGTTATGCCCACACCTTCCTAAAACAGATGGAAAAGGTCATGGGGTCCTGCCTGGACAAAAACATCCGCGTCGTTTCCAACGCCGGTGGCCTGAATCCCAAGGGCCTGGCCGAAGAGTTGCAAAAGGTGGCCCGGGCCCTGGGACTTCATCCGACCATCGCATACATCGAAGGGGACGACCTGATGCCGCGCCTTAAGGACCTCCAGGAAAAAGGCGAAGCATTAACCCACCTGGACACGGACGTCGCCCTGAAGGATGCCAAGGGGATGCCCATCACCGCCAACGCCTATCTCGGCGGCTGGGGCGTCGCCCAGGCGCTGGAAAAGGGCGCCGACATCGTCGTCGGTGGAAGGCTCGCCGACGCCGCGCTGGTCATGGGGCCTGCGGCCTGGCATTTCGGGTGGAGGCGCACGGACTGGAACAGGCTGGCAGGGGCGGCCGTGGCCGGACACATCATCGAGTGCAGCGGCCAGGCCTGCGGCGGCAACTACTCCTTTGTCGATGAAATTCCCTCTTACAGCAACGTCGGCTTTCCTTTAGCCGAAATGCACGCCGACGGCTCCTTCGTCATCACCAAACACCCCGGAACCGGCGGCATCGTTTCGGTGGGAACCGTGACGGCTCAGCTCATGTACGAAGTCAGGGATCCCAGATACCTTACGCCGGACGTGGCCACGCGCTTCGACACCATCGAAATCGCCCAGGAAGGGCCCGACCGTGTCGCCGTCAGGGGGGTGTGCGGCGAACCGCCGCCGGACACCACCAAGGTCTGCATCAACAACCTGGCCGGGCACGGAAACACCATGACCCTGCTTTTGGCCGGCCTGGACATCGAAAAGAAGGCCAAAATCATCGAAGACACCCTTTTCGAAGCTTTAGGCGGCAAAGACGCCCTGCAGACCGTCGCGGTGGAGTTGATCCGGGCCGACAAAAGCAATCCGCCCACCAATGAGGAGGCCTATGCCTATCTGCGTCTCGGCATCCAGGACCCGGACCCCAAAAAGGTGGCCATGTTCTCCACCAAATTCGTGGAGCTGGCCCTGTGCACCGTGCCCGGCCTGGCCCTCACGGCCCCGCCGGACAAGGGCAGGCCCATCATCCAGCACTGGCCGACCCTGGTGGCCATGCGGGAAGTTCCCCAAACCGTGGTCATGGACGCGGAAAGCGTCGTCGTGGAGCCGACCCTTTTTGAGGGGGACGCGCCCGTACCCGAACCCGCGGCCGTCAATATTCCGGCGGCGCCCTCCGGCCCCACGACCGCCGTTCCCCTGGGAAGGCTGTTTGCCGCCCGCTCCGGGGACAAGGGCGGCAATGCCAACCTGGGCATCTGGGCAAAGACGCCCGAAGCCTTTGCTTTTCTCCGGCAATTCCTCAGTGTGCAAAAGCTGAAGGAACTGATGCCGGACATGGCGTCTTACGACATCGAAAGGTACGAACTTCCGAACCTTTTAGCCCTCAACTTCTACGTCAAGGGCGTGCTGGGAGACGGCGTCTCGGCCTCCCTGCGCATGGACCCCCAGGCCAAAACCCTGGGCGAGTACCTGCGCACCAAAGTCGTGGACATACCGCAGTCACTGCTGCAGGCGGGTTAG
- a CDS encoding TIGR03084 family protein yields MKTICKDLADEGQALDDIVADIGDADWNRETPFNGWTIKDEIAHIAYFDMFARLSATDREAFEKEMTRLAADMKNFFEVTLEPGRSKSNAELLQWWRTERKAMIEAYQALDPKERLPWQLPMSARSSATARIMETWAHGQDVVDALGITREPTDRLKHVAHLGVATFGWSFQCRGLEKPTQEVLVKLTAPGGNIWTYGPEGAEDRIQGDAQDFCLVVTQRRHYLDTGLSIKGPIAEKWMSVAQVFAGPPDEGPKPGTFPKQAG; encoded by the coding sequence ATGAAAACGATCTGCAAAGACCTGGCGGACGAGGGCCAGGCCCTGGACGACATCGTGGCCGATATCGGCGATGCCGACTGGAACAGGGAAACACCCTTCAACGGGTGGACCATCAAGGATGAAATCGCCCACATCGCCTACTTCGACATGTTCGCCCGGCTTTCCGCCACCGACAGGGAGGCCTTTGAAAAGGAGATGACCCGGCTGGCGGCCGACATGAAAAATTTTTTCGAGGTCACCCTGGAGCCGGGGCGCAGCAAAAGCAATGCGGAACTGCTCCAATGGTGGCGCACCGAACGCAAAGCCATGATCGAAGCCTACCAGGCCCTCGACCCCAAGGAACGCCTCCCCTGGCAGCTTCCCATGAGCGCGCGTTCCTCGGCCACCGCCCGTATCATGGAGACATGGGCCCACGGGCAGGACGTCGTGGACGCGCTGGGGATCACGAGGGAACCGACCGATCGTTTGAAGCACGTCGCCCACCTGGGTGTGGCCACCTTCGGGTGGAGTTTTCAATGCCGCGGCCTCGAGAAACCAACCCAGGAAGTCCTCGTGAAGTTGACCGCCCCCGGGGGCAACATCTGGACCTATGGGCCTGAAGGGGCCGAAGACCGCATCCAGGGCGACGCCCAGGATTTCTGCCTGGTGGTTACCCAGCGACGACACTATCTGGACACCGGCCTCAGCATAAAGGGACCGATAGCGGAAAAATGGATGTCCGTGGCCCAGGTGTTTGCCGGACCGCCGGACGAGGGGCCGAAACCGGGCACCTTTCCGAAGCAAGCAGGCTAG
- a CDS encoding acyl-CoA dehydrogenase family protein, whose translation MKTKKVKSPDQLYFTEDHELVRKAVRDFVRREIRPNLDEWEEKGQAPLHDLFKKMGDLGFLGIRYDPAYGGQGLDHWYDLVFLEELGHIQGFGLPVAISVQTHMATPAIHDFGSEYLKETYLKPAIAGDMVASIAVTEPGAGSDVGALITTARRDGGEYVINGSKTFITNGTQADFLTLLARTSDDPGYHSFSLFVVPTDLPGFHVSRKLDKLGMRSSDTAELFFDNLRIPKEHLIGKEGEGFIYQMQQFQHERFSGIPMGYVGARDIIDMTVGYIKDRVVFGKPLIKRQVLQHRLAEWLMEIECLKRLAYHIVRMKEAGLDAAKEITMGKLKVAHLVQEVIAGCMQMHGGMGFMNEMLISRYFRDSRVISVGGGANEVMCQVIAKMEGY comes from the coding sequence ATGAAAACGAAAAAAGTCAAATCACCCGACCAGCTCTACTTTACCGAAGACCACGAACTGGTTCGCAAGGCTGTCCGGGATTTTGTCCGCAGAGAGATTCGGCCCAACCTGGACGAATGGGAAGAAAAGGGGCAGGCGCCGCTCCACGACCTTTTCAAGAAGATGGGAGACTTAGGCTTCCTGGGCATCCGCTATGACCCCGCCTACGGCGGTCAGGGCCTGGACCACTGGTACGACCTGGTTTTTCTGGAGGAGCTCGGACACATCCAGGGATTCGGCCTGCCCGTCGCCATCTCCGTCCAGACCCACATGGCCACTCCGGCAATCCACGACTTCGGCAGCGAATATCTGAAGGAAACCTACCTGAAACCGGCCATCGCCGGCGATATGGTGGCTTCCATCGCCGTCACGGAACCCGGTGCCGGTTCCGACGTCGGGGCGCTGATCACCACCGCCCGGCGGGACGGCGGCGAGTACGTCATCAACGGCTCCAAGACCTTCATCACCAACGGCACCCAGGCGGATTTTCTGACCCTTTTGGCACGCACCAGCGATGACCCGGGATACCACTCCTTCAGCCTTTTCGTGGTACCCACCGATTTGCCCGGCTTCCATGTCAGCCGGAAATTGGACAAGCTGGGCATGCGCTCCAGCGACACGGCCGAACTGTTCTTCGACAATCTCAGGATCCCCAAAGAACACCTCATCGGCAAGGAGGGGGAAGGCTTCATCTACCAGATGCAGCAGTTTCAGCACGAGCGGTTTTCCGGAATCCCCATGGGGTATGTCGGCGCCCGGGACATCATCGACATGACCGTGGGCTACATCAAGGACCGGGTGGTTTTCGGCAAGCCCCTGATAAAACGGCAGGTGCTGCAGCACAGGCTTGCCGAGTGGCTCATGGAGATCGAATGCCTCAAGCGGCTGGCCTATCACATCGTGCGCATGAAAGAAGCCGGTCTGGACGCCGCTAAAGAGATCACCATGGGCAAGCTGAAAGTGGCGCACCTCGTTCAGGAAGTGATCGCCGGCTGCATGCAGATGCACGGCGGCATGGGCTTCATGAACGAAATGCTCATCAGCCGCTATTTTCGTGATTCCCGCGTTATTTCGGTGGGCGGCGGAGCCAACGAGGTCATGTGCCAGGTAATCGCCAAAATGGAAGGATATTGA
- a CDS encoding FadR family transcriptional regulator, whose product MAAIKRKKLADAVLDEIKRMIAAGELKEGDKLPNQNEFSAQLGVSRPSLREALHTLSLIGVIEQRPGLGTVIKSANPSLWLDQLSPPFLSDAEASLELLEARRFIEIGVVELAVQHATKRDIDQIGKLVARMQSALAEERMKRYSELDMAFHEHLAIASHNRYMKHMFLTIRGLMEQFIREAFTAIPDLLKKSLVFHVNIYEGVKDGDLDKAAANMKEHIQDIYASLSDYYK is encoded by the coding sequence ATGGCTGCCATCAAAAGAAAAAAACTGGCCGATGCCGTTCTCGATGAAATCAAGCGCATGATCGCGGCGGGAGAGCTGAAGGAGGGCGACAAGCTTCCCAATCAGAACGAATTTTCCGCCCAGCTCGGTGTCAGCCGGCCTTCGTTGCGCGAGGCGCTGCATACCCTGAGCCTGATCGGCGTCATCGAGCAGCGGCCCGGGCTCGGCACGGTTATCAAGTCGGCAAACCCGTCCCTGTGGCTGGATCAGCTTTCCCCGCCGTTCTTGTCGGATGCCGAGGCCAGCCTGGAACTGTTGGAAGCCAGGCGGTTCATCGAAATCGGGGTGGTGGAGCTCGCCGTGCAGCATGCCACCAAAAGAGATATCGATCAGATAGGAAAGCTCGTCGCGCGGATGCAATCCGCGCTGGCCGAGGAACGGATGAAACGCTACTCCGAACTGGACATGGCCTTTCACGAGCACCTGGCTATCGCTTCCCACAACCGCTACATGAAGCACATGTTTCTCACCATCCGCGGTCTGATGGAACAGTTCATCCGGGAAGCCTTCACCGCCATACCGGACCTCCTGAAAAAATCACTGGTATTTCATGTCAATATCTACGAGGGGGTCAAGGACGGGGATCTCGACAAGGCGGCAGCGAACATGAAGGAGCATATTCAGGACATTTATGCCTCCCTCAGCGACTATTACAAATAA
- a CDS encoding nitronate monooxygenase → MIKTKITDMFGIDYPIICGAMMWICKPNLCAAISNAGGMGNLTAANFETEDDFRNAIHETRNLTDKPFMVNVTILPSVRISGEHHKMYLRVCAEEQVAGIEVSGAPIDKACGMEYIDMLKGAGVKLFHKVGSVRHAVHAEKVGYDGIYAAGIEEGGHPLDDDVSTMVLTPRIKESVSIPVVTVGGIANGRTLAAALMLGADGVMMASRFMATRECDVHDNIKQELVNRQEQDTALICKSIHLQGRALRNETVACVLETEAKGGGLEAIIPLISGERVLKAWETGDVNAAPMMVGQSIGLIHSIPTCAELLKEMMEEAVERLNAVHAAVKD, encoded by the coding sequence ATGATTAAGACTAAAATTACCGATATGTTCGGCATCGACTATCCAATCATATGCGGTGCCATGATGTGGATCTGCAAGCCCAACCTGTGCGCGGCCATCTCGAATGCCGGGGGAATGGGCAACCTGACAGCCGCCAACTTTGAAACCGAGGACGACTTTCGAAACGCCATCCATGAAACCCGCAATCTGACCGACAAACCCTTTATGGTCAACGTCACCATTCTACCATCAGTGCGTATCAGCGGTGAACACCACAAGATGTATCTGCGCGTGTGCGCCGAGGAACAGGTTGCCGGCATCGAAGTGTCTGGCGCTCCCATCGACAAGGCCTGCGGCATGGAATACATCGACATGCTCAAGGGGGCCGGGGTGAAGCTGTTTCACAAGGTGGGGTCCGTGCGCCATGCCGTGCATGCTGAAAAGGTGGGCTACGACGGGATCTATGCGGCGGGCATCGAGGAGGGAGGGCACCCCCTGGACGACGACGTCAGCACCATGGTGCTGACCCCCAGGATAAAGGAGTCGGTTTCCATTCCGGTGGTCACCGTGGGCGGCATCGCCAACGGCCGCACCCTGGCGGCGGCCCTGATGCTGGGCGCGGACGGGGTCATGATGGCCAGCCGGTTCATGGCCACCAGGGAGTGCGATGTTCACGACAACATCAAGCAGGAACTGGTCAATCGTCAGGAACAGGACACCGCCTTGATATGCAAGTCGATCCATCTCCAGGGCAGGGCGTTACGCAACGAAACCGTGGCGTGTGTTCTGGAAACGGAAGCCAAAGGCGGTGGCCTGGAAGCGATCATCCCGCTGATTTCAGGGGAGCGCGTCCTCAAGGCCTGGGAAACGGGTGACGTGAATGCGGCCCCCATGATGGTGGGGCAATCCATCGGTCTGATTCATTCCATCCCTACCTGTGCAGAGCTGCTCAAGGAGATGATGGAAGAGGCGGTCGAACGGCTCAATGCCGTGCACGCTGCAGTTAAGGACTAA
- a CDS encoding aminotransferase class III-fold pyridoxal phosphate-dependent enzyme, which translates to MTAQKSHSISVFLNNEYPAIERGEGIYLYDTHGNRYIDASSGPITCSLGHGVKEIAATMQAQAEKAAFVYRMDFTTPVLEECCSRICAKSGNVMDRVFMVSGGSEATETAIKLARKYHIENGNPSKFKVISRWLSYHGMTMGALAMSGFPFRRADYVPYLAGTYHIAPGYCYRCWFKQQPETCNLECAQALENEIMMQGPDTVSAFIAEPFSGMSLCAAAPRRDYFKKIREICDKFDVLLIMDEVMTGFGRTGKFFAYEHFETPPDLMALGKAIAGGYFPLGAVAVTSRIFDAIAKGSGIFSAGHTWAGNPLGAAVSNKTMDILDEQNLVARCAEMGEYLGEKLEGLKSHAIVGDVRGEGLMRGVEFVRNQETREPLDPARMFWVDLHMQAQSKGLVIETSGGCERGQAGDMMMLGPAYIVTRDEIDEIVGLLDEILTEMEKKIGM; encoded by the coding sequence ATGACCGCCCAAAAAAGCCATTCAATCAGCGTGTTTCTCAACAACGAGTACCCGGCCATCGAGCGCGGAGAGGGCATCTACCTCTACGACACGCATGGAAACCGCTACATCGATGCCAGCAGCGGCCCGATCACCTGCAGCCTGGGCCATGGCGTCAAGGAGATCGCCGCAACCATGCAAGCGCAGGCGGAGAAGGCCGCCTTTGTCTACCGCATGGATTTCACGACCCCGGTTTTGGAGGAATGCTGTTCCCGTATTTGCGCAAAAAGCGGCAACGTCATGGACAGGGTGTTTATGGTGTCCGGCGGCTCCGAGGCCACGGAAACTGCCATCAAACTGGCGCGCAAATACCACATCGAAAACGGCAACCCCTCCAAGTTCAAGGTTATCTCCAGGTGGTTGAGCTACCACGGCATGACCATGGGCGCCCTGGCAATGTCAGGCTTTCCGTTCCGCAGGGCCGACTATGTCCCCTATCTTGCCGGCACCTATCACATCGCCCCGGGCTATTGCTACCGATGTTGGTTCAAGCAGCAGCCCGAGACGTGCAACCTGGAGTGCGCCCAGGCCCTGGAAAACGAAATCATGATGCAGGGTCCTGACACCGTTTCCGCCTTTATTGCCGAGCCCTTCTCGGGCATGTCGCTCTGTGCGGCGGCGCCGCGTCGGGACTATTTCAAGAAGATTCGGGAGATCTGCGACAAATTCGATGTCCTGCTGATCATGGACGAGGTCATGACCGGCTTCGGCCGCACCGGTAAATTCTTCGCCTACGAACACTTCGAGACGCCGCCGGACCTCATGGCCCTGGGAAAGGCCATTGCGGGCGGGTATTTCCCCCTGGGGGCCGTTGCCGTCACCTCCCGAATTTTCGATGCGATCGCCAAGGGATCGGGGATATTCTCCGCCGGGCACACCTGGGCCGGAAATCCGCTCGGGGCCGCCGTTTCCAACAAAACCATGGATATCCTGGACGAACAAAATTTGGTTGCACGCTGCGCCGAAATGGGTGAATACTTGGGGGAAAAGCTCGAGGGGCTCAAGTCGCATGCGATCGTCGGCGACGTCCGCGGCGAAGGATTGATGCGCGGCGTGGAGTTCGTGAGAAACCAGGAAACCAGAGAGCCCTTGGATCCGGCCCGGATGTTCTGGGTCGATCTGCACATGCAGGCCCAGAGCAAAGGCCTGGTGATCGAGACCTCCGGCGGATGCGAACGCGGACAGGCCGGGGACATGATGATGCTGGGGCCCGCGTATATCGTGACCCGGGACGAGATCGACGAAATCGTCGGGCTGCTGGACGAGATTTTGACTGAAATGGAGAAAAAAATAGGGATGTAA
- a CDS encoding VOC family protein, which translates to MIKGIGHLGLFVKDIESTVTALAKIVDIEPPEVKEFPDAGLRCAVVDLNGIGLEMIQDAGPDGPLAQMLQEKGDMIHHFCLLSDSIEADVEKLKERGVPMADQEPRVGLRGRKIALSTPEALNGITIELSEP; encoded by the coding sequence ATGATTAAAGGTATCGGCCATCTGGGCCTTTTTGTGAAAGACATCGAATCGACGGTAACGGCACTGGCAAAGATTGTGGACATCGAACCGCCCGAAGTGAAGGAATTCCCGGATGCGGGGCTCAGGTGTGCGGTGGTGGATCTGAACGGCATCGGCCTGGAGATGATCCAGGACGCCGGGCCTGACGGGCCGCTTGCGCAGATGCTGCAGGAAAAGGGGGACATGATTCACCACTTCTGCCTGCTGTCCGACAGCATAGAAGCGGACGTGGAGAAGCTCAAGGAGCGCGGCGTGCCCATGGCGGACCAGGAGCCGAGAGTGGGGCTGCGGGGCAGGAAGATTGCCCTGTCCACGCCCGAAGCGCTCAACGGAATTACCATTGAGTTGTCAGAACCCTAA
- a CDS encoding TRAP transporter large permease has translation MELFEYIGLGAMILLFMLGSPLAIAFSVGSIIILLYSMGFPTPNVAQLFFSTINSYTLLAMPFFILAGNLILKSGGMVPLRNFMSAMVGHWPGGMAVATIVFAAFLGSISGSAAACLAIIGTVVVPILVDAGYDRPFSSGMTVCAAELGMLIPPSLFFILFGAFNQVSIADLFMAGIGPGFLSAFLMCIVAVVISKRRKYALRGKASWDERWKALIQVFPVLLMPLVVLGGIYSGIFSPTQAASVSVYYALILGIFIYKALDWRGFIDSLVDTAKLSSMIYLMYIGGDLFGKTLGYIGLPQIIGEWVVNMELSPMAFLLAVEVLLLVMGFFFSSIPMVIIVLPLFMPSVRDLGIDPVFYGLLSIFCSLIGEITPPMGPQLWIAAPICNEKMGAIAREAWPFLGAQVVALFLTTLIPGIAMWLVYLMR, from the coding sequence ATGGAACTATTCGAATATATCGGCCTCGGGGCCATGATACTCCTTTTTATGCTGGGGTCGCCGCTGGCAATCGCTTTCAGTGTGGGGTCGATTATCATTTTACTGTATTCCATGGGATTCCCCACCCCCAACGTGGCCCAGCTCTTTTTTTCGACGATAAACTCCTACACCCTGCTGGCCATGCCCTTTTTCATTCTGGCCGGCAATTTGATTCTGAAGAGCGGCGGCATGGTCCCGCTGCGCAATTTCATGAGTGCCATGGTGGGGCACTGGCCGGGCGGCATGGCCGTGGCCACGATTGTTTTTGCCGCTTTTTTAGGCTCCATATCCGGGTCGGCTGCGGCCTGCCTGGCGATCATCGGCACGGTAGTCGTCCCCATCCTGGTCGATGCGGGGTATGACCGCCCCTTTTCTTCGGGCATGACCGTGTGCGCGGCGGAACTGGGCATGCTGATACCGCCCAGCCTGTTTTTCATCCTGTTCGGGGCCTTCAACCAGGTTTCCATCGCCGACCTGTTCATGGCGGGCATCGGTCCGGGCTTTCTGAGTGCTTTTTTGATGTGCATTGTAGCGGTGGTCATATCCAAACGCCGCAAGTATGCCCTGCGGGGAAAGGCATCCTGGGATGAACGCTGGAAAGCCCTGATCCAGGTTTTCCCCGTGTTGCTGATGCCCCTCGTGGTGTTGGGAGGCATCTACAGCGGGATTTTCAGCCCGACCCAGGCGGCCTCGGTTTCGGTTTACTATGCCCTGATCCTGGGAATATTCATATACAAGGCACTCGATTGGCGGGGGTTTATCGATTCACTGGTGGACACGGCCAAGCTGTCCAGCATGATCTACCTCATGTATATCGGCGGTGATCTTTTCGGCAAAACCCTGGGCTACATCGGGCTCCCCCAGATCATCGGAGAGTGGGTGGTCAACATGGAACTCAGCCCCATGGCATTTCTGCTGGCCGTGGAGGTGCTGCTGCTGGTCATGGGTTTCTTTTTCTCGAGTATTCCCATGGTGATCATCGTTCTGCCGTTGTTCATGCCCAGCGTGAGAGACCTGGGCATTGACCCGGTTTTCTACGGTCTTTTGTCTATTTTCTGTTCTCTCATCGGTGAAATCACACCGCCCATGGGACCGCAGCTTTGGATCGCCGCTCCCATCTGCAACGAAAAAATGGGGGCCATTGCCCGGGAGGCCTGGCCCTTTTTGGGGGCCCAGGTGGTGGCCCTGTTTCTGACCACGCTGATTCCCGGGATCGCCATGTGGCTGGTGTATTTGATGAGGTGA
- a CDS encoding TRAP transporter small permease, with translation MTNKGENGLYARIRRFAEVSCGIILFVAVTISMAEIIARVVFKVSFDLFFDFSVWLTVWALLLITGFLLPGGGHVSIDFIRDRFSGWGRWALEVGLALITLAYGAFITWGSILFLQQLHVRGSIFPRYIPVPKWIVELCVPLGMGIFTLIALAELVRAARKKW, from the coding sequence ATGACAAACAAAGGAGAAAACGGCCTGTATGCGCGGATCAGAAGGTTCGCCGAGGTGTCCTGCGGCATTATTTTATTTGTCGCGGTAACCATCAGCATGGCCGAAATTATCGCCCGTGTGGTGTTCAAGGTGTCTTTCGACCTTTTTTTCGATTTTTCGGTTTGGTTGACAGTGTGGGCCCTGCTGCTCATCACCGGTTTTCTGCTGCCGGGCGGCGGGCACGTGTCCATCGATTTCATCAGGGACAGGTTCAGCGGATGGGGCCGCTGGGCCCTGGAGGTCGGGCTGGCACTGATTACCCTGGCATACGGGGCTTTCATCACCTGGGGGAGCATCCTTTTCCTGCAGCAGCTGCATGTACGGGGCTCTATTTTTCCCCGCTACATTCCGGTTCCAAAATGGATCGTGGAGTTGTGCGTCCCCCTTGGCATGGGCATCTTCACGCTGATCGCCCTGGCCGAACTGGTAAGGGCTGCCCGTAAAAAATGGTAA
- the dctP gene encoding TRAP transporter substrate-binding protein DctP — MKKISGVTIAILVACLMVGMVVFVPGNALAKKQNIKFVLVGATEGAQEGSVEAMSVNMYFGALDYRIRTYQALKGKYALKYVNTLFSDPNECLTGVASGAAELTFSGPHYMEQLEPAWKAVESPGVFNSWGHFMRTMNTPVWKKVAANMAKEKGVTILKWMASAGDWYLYTNKGPVNSMADLKGQKIRFAGGEGFSKALKAMGTTPISLPYTEVVTALQTNMIDGLLTDMFAAFYFYDLPRYTKYCVKHTWAIQPLCIVASSQWWDGLPEKERTAIKDVFDRIETAPYFENAQGAIAQGWAANPDLELIELSAAENETWEKTMKAAGSSALEGLDPALIKAIEASK, encoded by the coding sequence ATGAAAAAAATTTCTGGCGTTACGATTGCGATTCTTGTTGCCTGTCTGATGGTTGGTATGGTCGTTTTCGTTCCGGGAAATGCCCTGGCCAAAAAGCAAAATATTAAATTCGTTCTCGTCGGGGCCACTGAAGGTGCTCAGGAAGGCAGTGTGGAAGCCATGTCGGTGAACATGTACTTCGGTGCCTTGGACTACCGGATACGCACCTACCAAGCGTTGAAGGGCAAGTATGCGCTTAAATATGTCAACACCCTGTTCAGCGATCCCAACGAGTGCCTCACCGGTGTGGCTTCCGGTGCCGCCGAACTGACCTTCAGCGGCCCCCACTACATGGAGCAGCTCGAACCAGCCTGGAAGGCGGTGGAATCGCCGGGGGTTTTTAACAGTTGGGGGCACTTCATGCGCACCATGAACACGCCTGTCTGGAAAAAAGTGGCCGCTAACATGGCCAAGGAAAAAGGGGTCACTATTTTAAAGTGGATGGCCAGTGCCGGTGACTGGTATCTTTATACGAACAAGGGGCCGGTCAACTCAATGGCCGATTTGAAGGGGCAGAAGATCCGTTTCGCCGGCGGCGAGGGTTTTTCAAAGGCGTTGAAGGCCATGGGAACCACCCCCATTTCCCTACCCTACACGGAAGTGGTGACGGCCCTGCAGACCAACATGATAGACGGCCTCTTGACCGATATGTTTGCCGCATTTTATTTTTATGATCTGCCGCGTTACACCAAGTACTGCGTCAAGCACACCTGGGCCATTCAGCCTTTGTGTATCGTGGCCAGCTCCCAGTGGTGGGATGGCCTGCCGGAAAAAGAGCGCACGGCCATCAAGGATGTTTTCGACCGTATTGAGACAGCCCCTTATTTCGAAAACGCCCAGGGCGCCATTGCCCAGGGGTGGGCGGCCAACCCGGATCTGGAACTGATCGAGTTGAGTGCCGCCGAAAATGAAACATGGGAAAAGACCATGAAGGCGGCAGGATCCAGCGCTTTGGAAGGCCTGGATCCCGCACTTATCAAAGCCATCGAGGCGTCGAAGTAG